A DNA window from Camelina sativa cultivar DH55 chromosome 13, Cs, whole genome shotgun sequence contains the following coding sequences:
- the LOC104734920 gene encoding 2-oxoisovalerate dehydrogenase subunit alpha 2, mitochondrial-like produces MALRLRSSLSKSNFFNILRYNNLGFGTASQTTRHLRTHDPTTLLRVSQNPITRFCNTMAEKLSSVGEHEDANAQVMDFPGGKVAFTPEIKFISESSKERVPCYRVLDDNGQLITNSHFVQVSEEVAVKMYSDMVTLQIMDNIFYEAQRQGRLSFYATTIGEEAINIASAAALSPQDVIFPQYREPGVLLWRGFTLQEFANQCFGNKSDNGKGRQMPVHYGSNKLNYFTVSATIATQLPNAVGAAYSLKMDKKDACAVTYFGDGGSSEGDFHAALNFAAVMEAPVLFICRNNGWAISTPTSDQFRSDGLVVKGRAYGIRSIRVDGNDALAMYSAVHTAREMAITEERPILIEALTYRVGHHSTSDDSTRYRSADEIEWWNKARNPLSRLRTWIESNGWWSDEEESDLRSRIKKEMLEALRVAEKTEKPNLENMFSDVYDVPPLNLREQERQVRQTIKSYPQDYPSDVPL; encoded by the exons atggctcTGCGTTTGAGATCTTCCCTCTCGAAATCGAATTTCTTCAACATTCTCAGATATAACAACCTCGGTTTCGGTACTGCGAGCCAGACGACTCGACATCTCCGCACACATGATCCTACTACGCTGCTTCGAGTTTCACAGAATCCAATTACTCGGTTCTGTAACACCATGGCAGAGAAACTCTCGAGTGTTGGCGAGCACGAAGACGCCAACGCTCAG GTCATGGATTTTCCTGGAGGGAAGGTAGCTTTTACACCTGAGATTAAGTTCATATCAGAATCCAGTAAAGAGCGTGTCCCTTGCTACCGTGTTCTTGATGACAATGGCCAACTCATCACCAACAGCCACTTTGTTCAG GTTAGTGAGGAAGTTGCGGTGAAGATGTATAGCGATATGGTTACTCTTCAAATAATGGATAACATCTTTTACGAAGCTCAAAGACAAGGCAGACTTTCCTTTTACGCTACTACCATCGGTGAAGAGGCCATTAATATTGCATCAGCCGCAGCTCTCTCTCCTCAAGATGTTATCTTTCCTCAG TACAGAGAGCCTGGTGTGCTATTGTGGCGTGGTTTCACCCTCCAAGAATTTGCGAACCAGTGTTTTGGGAACAAATCTGATAATGGAAAAGGCAGGCAGATGCCAGTCCACTATGgctctaacaagctcaactatTTTACTGTTTCAGCCACAATTGC TACGCAGTTGCCAAACGCGGTTGGTGCTGCTTATTCCTTAAAGATGGACAAGAAGGATGCCTGTGCAGTCACATATTTTGGCGACGGTGGCTCGAGTGAG GGAGACTTTCATGCTGCTTTGAATTTTGCAGCGGTTATGGAAGCTCCTGTCTTATTTATTTGTCGGAACAATGGATGGGCAATCAGTACTCCCACCTCAGATCAGTTCCGAA GTGATGGTCTAGTGGTCAAAGGCCGCGCTTATGGTATTCGAAGTATACGTGTGGATGGAAACGACGCGCTAGCTATGTACAGTGCGGTGCACACTGCTCGTGAAATGGCAATTACTGAAGAGAGGCCAATCTTGATTGAG GCCTTAACATACCGCGTAGGACACCATTCAACATCAGATGATTCCACTAGGTACCGTTCTGCAGATGAGATAGAGTGGTGGAACAAAGCTAGAAACCCGCTTTCTAGGTTAAGGACGTGGATTGAAAGTAACGGCTGGTGGAGTGATGAAGAGGAATCAGATCTGAGAAGCAGAATTAAGAAAGAG ATGTTAGAAGCGCTCAGGGTTGCAGAGAAGACTGAGAAACCGAATCTTGAGAACATGTTCTCGGATGTCTACGATGTTCCTCCTCTTAACCTCAGGGAACAGGAGCGTCAGGTGAGGCAGACCATCAAAAGTTACCCACAAGATTATCCATCAGATGTTCCTCTTTAG
- the LOC104734922 gene encoding probable gamma-secretase subunit PEN-2 has translation MEDSRSDDSNLNPIRNRNPNPTPNPLSTIISSAQVWPTIDGPLGLTEEASVDYARRFYKFGFALLPWLWFVNCFYFWPVLRHARAFPQIRNYVVRSAIGFSVFTALLSAWALTFSIGGEQLFGPVYDKLVMYNVADRLGLSGLA, from the exons ATGGAGGATTCGCGGAGCGACGACTCCAATCTGAACCCTATACGCAATCGGAATCCGAATCCGACTCCAAACCCATTGTCGACGATCATCTCTTCAGCGCAGGTTTGGCCAACCATCGACGGTCCATTGGGGTTAACGGAGGAAGCATCCGTGGACTACGCTCGTCGATTCTACAAGTTCGGTTTCGCTCTCTTGCCTTGGCTCTGGTTTGTCAATTGCTTCTACTTCTGGCCTGTTCTTCGTCACGCTCGAGCTTTCCCTCAAATCCGCAATT ATGTTGTCAGGTCAGCAATCGGTTTCAGTGTCTTTACAGCTCTTCTTTCCGCGTGGGCATTGACGTTCTCGATAGGAGGAGAACAACTTTTCGGCCCTGTCTATGATAAGCTGGTTATGTACAACGTTGCTGATCGTCTCGGCTTGTCTGGCTTGGCTTAG
- the LOC109125035 gene encoding pentatricopeptide repeat-containing protein At1g62350-like, which produces MEGIGLRSCGEEILRLGFSLRGGNGVRFPVLRRAMVIKMRDRGKNRKPLQRGRMLSIEAIQAVQALKRANPLLPPPPPPPPPPPPSSPMSSSSVMLDRVIDSKFRRLLKFDMVAVLRELLRQSECSLALKVFEEIRKEYWYKPQVRLYSDMIAVMADTSLVEEVSYLYYAMKSEEGLMADIEGFNTLLTTLLNHKLFDLVMDCYAFMRSIGYEPDRSSFRILVLGLESNGEMGLSCYC; this is translated from the exons ATGGAAGGGATTGGGCTGCGAAGTTGCGGCGAGGAGATTCTACGTCTCGGGTTTAGTTTACGCGGTGGTAACGGCGTCAGGTTTCCGGTTCTTCGGCGAGCTATGGTGATAAAGATGAGAGACCGTGGCAAGAACAGGAAACCATTGCAGAGAGGTCGAATGCTCAGTATCGAAGCGATTCAAGCGGTTCAAGCTTTAAAGCGAGCtaatcctcttcttcctcctcctcctcctccacctcctcctcctcctccttcttctcccaTGTCTTCTTCCTCAGTGATGCTTGATCGTGTAATCGATTCCAAATTCCGTCGGCTCTTGAAATTCGATATGGTCGCCGTTCTCAGAGAGCTTTTACGCCAAAGCGAGTGCTCTCTAGCTCTCAAG GTATTTGAAGAGATTCGAAAAGAGTATTGGTATAAGCCTCAGGTGAGATTGTACTCAGATATGATCGCTGTTATGGCGGATACTAGTTTGGTCGAAGAGGTTAGCTATCTTTACTATGCGATGAAATCAGAAGAGGGTTTAATGGCTGACATTGAAGGTTTCAACACTCTCTTGACGACACTTTTGAATCATAAGCTGTTTGATCTTGTCATGGATTGCTATGCCTTTATGCGATCAATTGGGTATGAGCCTGATAGGTCTTCCTTTAGGATTTTGGTCTTAGGTCTTGAATCGAATGGAGAAATGGGTTTATCTTGCTATTGTTAG
- the LOC104734924 gene encoding NAC domain-containing protein 82, which produces MGKTKLAPGFRFHPTDVELVRYYLKRKILGKKLIVDAIAEVDIYKFEPPDLPDMSYIKGGDLKWHFFCPREKKYASGVRANRATDCGYWKTTGKERPVLCNSEVVGKIKTLIYHFGKSPRGERTDWVMHEYRLEDKALAQMNVPQDTYVVCVLFKKDGPGPRNGAQYGAPFRDEDWSDEEERTDVPTTSNPTIFHEPSRETSLAVTVADDLNKDCFGGMISESCVSDFLPTTTNTTSKLPDPSDAANTHMSVTPLADTLPTPNNNNDDLYAMLDLFDDDEEFLGFPNEAIHNPGVSAPVSLEDIFNGLPDLGNMHNNMPRASSYDLIENSELYLELQDLTAPLLPPPLTAPLNPQTGNVNDSRSSYLYNQGHFDFSGGNDDGPYGFSANIGHGPDSEKR; this is translated from the exons ATGGGGAAAACTAAGTTGGCTCCTGGATTTCGTTTCCATCCGACTGATGTTGAACTCGTGAGATATTACTTGAAGAGGAAAATACTGGGGAAGAAGCTCATTGTTGATGCTATTGCTGAAGTTGACATTTACAAGTTTGAACCCCCTGATCTACCTG ATATGTCTTATATCAAAGGTGGGGATCTTAAGTGGCACTTCTTTTGCCCGAGGGAAAAGAAGTATGCTAGTGGGGTTAGGGCAAACCGTGCAACGGACTGTGGTTACTGGAAGACCACAGGGAAGGAGAGACCTGTTCTGTGCAATTCGGAAGTTGTGGGGAAGATTAAAACTCTGATTTATCACTTTGGTAAGTCGCCTCGCGGGGAGCGGACTGATTGGGTTATGCATGAATACAGGCTTGAAGACAAGGCACTGGCGCAGATGAATGTTCCTCAG GATACTTATGTGGTGTGCGTTCTGTTTAAAAAAGATGGACCAGGACCTAGAAATGGAGCCCAATATGGAGCTCCATTTAGAGATGAGGACTGGAGCGATGAGGAAGAGCGTACTGATGTTCCTACGACTAGCAATCCCACAATCTTTCATGAGCCTAGCAGAGAAACCAGTCTGGCTGTGACTGTCGCAGATGACCTCAACAAAGATTGTTTCGGTGGCATGATATCAGAATCGTGTGTCTCCGATTTCCTACCAACTACAACTAATACCACCAGTAAACTTCCAGATCCAAGTGATGCAGCTAACACTCATATGTCTGTTACACCTCTGGCAGATACCTTACCGAcccccaacaacaacaatgatgaCTTATATGCAATGTTGGATCTATTTGATGATGACGAAGAATTCTTGGGGTTCCCCAATGAG GCAATACATAATCCCGGTGTCTCAGCTCCGGTTTCCTTGGAAGACATATTCAACGGATTACCAGACTTGGGCAATATGCATAACAACATGCCAAGGGCGTCCTCGTACGACCTAATTGAAAACTCGGAGTTATACTTAGAGCTACAAGACCTCACTGCTCCATTACTACCTCCTCCTCTGACTGCTCCATTAAATCCTCAAACTGGGAATGTCAATGACTCGAGAAGCTCATATCTGTATAATCAAGGCCACTTTGACTTCTCTGGTGGTAATGATGATGGTCCTTATGGCTTTTCTGCTAACATTGGACATGGACCAGACTCTGAAAAACGATGA